The proteins below come from a single Piscinibacter gummiphilus genomic window:
- a CDS encoding SDR family NAD(P)-dependent oxidoreductase: protein MSNKPLSGHVAVVTGASRGAGRGIALELGAAGATVYVTGRSTRTQAAAGYGQILALSKTEALPGSIDDTAEEVTRAGGRGIAVRCDHTREDEVEALFERVAREQQGRLDLLVNNAWGGHETFNGVFDAPFWQHPLSHWDSMMDRGVRNHLIASRCAAPRFVERQRGLIVTTTYWDRGHYLKGNLFYDLAKSAMVRLAFDIAQELKPHGVASVALSPGWMRTEFVLLGHETDEAHWHERPPLARTESPRYLGRAVAALAADPRVMERTGEALRVGDLARTYGFTDVDGRQPAPFEL from the coding sequence ATGTCGAACAAGCCCCTCTCGGGCCATGTGGCCGTGGTCACCGGCGCCAGCCGCGGTGCCGGCCGTGGCATCGCCCTCGAACTCGGCGCCGCCGGCGCCACGGTCTATGTCACGGGCCGCAGCACCCGCACGCAGGCCGCCGCGGGCTACGGGCAGATCCTCGCGCTGTCGAAGACCGAGGCGCTGCCCGGCAGCATCGACGACACCGCCGAGGAGGTCACGCGTGCCGGTGGCCGCGGCATCGCCGTGCGCTGCGACCACACGCGCGAAGACGAGGTCGAGGCGCTCTTCGAGCGTGTCGCGCGCGAGCAGCAGGGCCGGCTCGACCTGCTCGTCAACAACGCCTGGGGCGGCCACGAGACTTTCAACGGCGTGTTCGACGCCCCCTTCTGGCAGCACCCGCTCTCGCACTGGGATTCGATGATGGACCGCGGCGTGCGCAACCACCTGATCGCGAGCCGCTGCGCAGCGCCACGCTTCGTCGAACGGCAGCGCGGCCTCATCGTCACCACCACCTACTGGGACCGCGGGCACTACCTCAAGGGCAACCTCTTCTACGACCTCGCGAAATCGGCGATGGTCAGGCTCGCCTTCGACATTGCGCAGGAGCTCAAGCCGCACGGCGTGGCGTCGGTCGCGCTGTCGCCGGGGTGGATGCGCACCGAGTTCGTGTTGCTCGGCCATGAAACCGACGAGGCGCACTGGCACGAGCGGCCGCCCCTCGCGCGGACCGAATCCCCCCGCTACCTCGGCCGCGCCGTGGCGGCGCTGGCCGCCGACCCGCGGGTGATGGAGCGCACGGGCGAGGCGCTGCGCGTGGGCGACCTGGCCCGCACCTACGGCTTCACCGACGTGGACGGACGGCAACCGGCGCCCTTCGAGCTCTGA
- a CDS encoding SDR family NAD(P)-dependent oxidoreductase yields the protein MQQQEFKDQTALVTGAATGIGEAIARRLFAGGARLVACGHDLQGLKNLLKEIDPHGERSQAVEADVRDPAAMERAVATAVRAFGGLHLAVNNAGLTGPHETPIDRLSLDDWKTVIDTDLTGMFICLQVELQQMLKAGRGAILNLSSANGIVGVAGISAYTAAKHGVLGLTRSAALEYAQHGIRVNCIGPGYVATPRMLQMPQEALDGLAAAHPLGRLASRDDVAELAAFLLSDKAAFCTGAFYAVDGGYTAR from the coding sequence ATGCAGCAGCAGGAATTCAAGGACCAGACCGCCCTCGTCACCGGTGCAGCAACCGGCATCGGCGAAGCCATCGCACGGCGTCTCTTCGCCGGCGGTGCGCGCCTCGTGGCCTGTGGGCACGACCTGCAGGGCCTGAAGAATTTGCTGAAGGAAATCGATCCGCATGGGGAGCGCAGCCAGGCCGTGGAGGCCGACGTGCGGGACCCGGCCGCGATGGAGCGCGCCGTGGCCACGGCCGTTCGGGCCTTCGGCGGGCTGCACCTGGCGGTCAACAACGCCGGCCTCACCGGCCCGCACGAGACCCCCATCGACCGGCTGTCGCTGGACGACTGGAAGACCGTCATCGACACCGACCTCACCGGCATGTTCATCTGCCTCCAGGTCGAGCTGCAGCAGATGCTGAAGGCCGGGCGCGGTGCCATCCTCAACCTGTCGTCGGCGAACGGCATCGTCGGCGTGGCGGGCATCTCGGCCTACACCGCAGCCAAGCATGGCGTGCTGGGCCTCACGCGCAGTGCCGCGCTGGAGTACGCCCAGCACGGCATCCGCGTGAACTGCATCGGCCCCGGCTACGTGGCCACGCCTCGCATGCTGCAGATGCCGCAGGAGGCCTTGGACGGCCTGGCCGCAGCCCACCCGCTCGGCCGGCTCGCCAGCCGCGACGACGTGGCGGAGCTGGCGGCCTTCCTGCTCTCCGACAAGGCGGCGTTCTGCACCGGTGCCTTCTACGCGGTGGACGGGGGCTACACCGCACGCTGA
- a CDS encoding TCR/Tet family MFS transporter — MRFLAHRFHRQAAVGFILVSAALDIVALGIIIPVLPKLIEQFVGSNARAGVLNGLFIALWALMQFVASPIIGSLSDRYGRRPVLLLSSLGLAADYVLMALAPNLWWLAVGRLIAGITTSSFTTAFAYLADITPPEKRARVYGLVGAAFSGGFVAGPLLGGLLGEWSPRAPFWAAAALGGLTFLYGLFVLPESLPREKRMAFSWKRANPFGALTLLRSHPELAGLAGVNFLLHFAHHLFSAVFVLYAGYRYGWGAAQVGGLLAFVGILDMLMQGVIVGPVVKRLGDGPTMVLGLAFGAVGIACMGLAPTGWLFVAAMLPNGLWGLAMPTLQSLMTRRVSESEQGQLQGANNSVASIAGVLSPLFFGGVYSVSVGEAAWMHLPGLAFLLAAAVLASAALLGWRTSGRAARHLP, encoded by the coding sequence ATGCGTTTCCTTGCCCACCGCTTCCACCGCCAGGCCGCGGTCGGTTTCATCCTCGTGAGCGCAGCGCTCGACATCGTGGCGCTCGGCATCATCATCCCGGTGCTGCCCAAGCTCATCGAGCAATTCGTCGGCTCCAACGCGCGGGCCGGCGTGCTCAACGGGCTCTTCATCGCGCTGTGGGCGCTGATGCAGTTCGTGGCCTCGCCGATCATCGGCTCGCTGTCGGATCGGTATGGCCGGCGGCCGGTGCTGCTGCTCTCGTCGCTGGGCCTCGCGGCCGACTACGTGCTGATGGCGCTCGCGCCCAACCTCTGGTGGCTCGCCGTGGGGCGGCTCATCGCCGGCATCACGACCTCGAGCTTCACGACCGCCTTCGCCTACCTCGCCGACATCACGCCGCCCGAGAAACGCGCGCGGGTCTACGGGCTCGTGGGCGCGGCATTCAGCGGCGGCTTCGTGGCCGGGCCGCTGCTCGGCGGCTTGCTCGGCGAGTGGTCGCCGCGGGCGCCGTTCTGGGCCGCGGCGGCGCTGGGCGGGCTCACCTTTCTCTATGGCCTTTTCGTGTTGCCCGAATCGCTGCCGCGCGAGAAGCGCATGGCCTTCAGCTGGAAGCGCGCCAACCCCTTCGGGGCACTCACGCTGCTGCGATCGCACCCCGAGCTCGCGGGCCTGGCGGGGGTCAACTTCCTGCTGCACTTCGCGCACCACCTGTTCTCCGCGGTGTTCGTGCTCTATGCCGGCTACCGCTACGGCTGGGGCGCGGCGCAGGTGGGTGGCCTGCTCGCCTTCGTGGGCATCCTCGACATGCTGATGCAAGGCGTGATCGTCGGCCCGGTGGTCAAACGCCTGGGCGACGGGCCGACGATGGTGCTCGGCCTCGCGTTCGGTGCAGTGGGCATCGCCTGCATGGGGCTCGCCCCCACGGGCTGGCTCTTCGTGGCGGCGATGCTGCCCAACGGGCTCTGGGGCCTGGCGATGCCCACGCTGCAATCGCTGATGACGCGGCGTGTCTCGGAGTCGGAGCAGGGCCAGTTGCAGGGGGCGAACAACAGCGTGGCGAGCATCGCGGGCGTGCTGTCGCCGCTCTTCTTCGGCGGGGTCTACTCGGTGTCGGTGGGCGAGGCGGCGTGGATGCACCTGCCGGGCCTCGCCTTCCTGCTCGCGGCGGCGGTGTTGGCCTCGGCCGCGCTGCTGGGCTGGCGCACTTCGGGGCGCGCGGCGCGTCATCTCCCTTAG
- a CDS encoding helix-turn-helix domain-containing protein — MSERLFLRLDEDPLHGPEADLPAGTLRAFEPCEALRPFVGSLLLYRESFAEAVVEHVLPDGAMRLVVNLGDAPSTRDDAPGLVAGVLGASAAPARVRLQGRVHAFSIGLKPGAAQALLGAPAGEFSAEGVSVHELWGHAGELLLDRLASAPDDSTRAALLQAELLARLSAAPPPTPQVTHLHDLAARHAGGGRLRDLAAAAGYSERRLQQLFHAHVGLPPRTWRRLLRLHACLRRLRSAGGAPAWAALADECGFYDQSHLINEFQALCGMTPADYWRSAIAGSSNTGGPGRD, encoded by the coding sequence ATGAGCGAGCGCCTGTTCCTGCGCCTGGACGAAGACCCGCTGCACGGCCCCGAGGCCGACCTGCCTGCGGGCACGCTGCGCGCGTTCGAACCCTGCGAGGCGCTGCGGCCCTTCGTCGGCAGCCTGCTGCTCTACCGCGAGAGCTTCGCCGAGGCGGTGGTGGAGCACGTGCTGCCCGATGGCGCGATGCGCCTGGTCGTCAACCTCGGCGACGCGCCGTCGACCCGCGACGACGCACCCGGCCTCGTGGCCGGCGTGCTCGGGGCTTCGGCCGCCCCGGCCCGGGTGCGCCTGCAAGGGCGGGTGCACGCCTTCTCCATCGGCCTGAAGCCCGGCGCGGCGCAGGCCCTGCTCGGCGCACCGGCCGGCGAGTTCTCGGCAGAGGGCGTGAGCGTCCACGAGCTCTGGGGACACGCTGGCGAGTTGCTGCTCGACCGCCTCGCGAGCGCACCCGACGACAGCACACGCGCCGCGCTGCTGCAGGCCGAGCTGCTCGCCCGGCTGTCGGCTGCGCCGCCGCCCACACCGCAGGTCACGCACCTGCACGACCTCGCCGCACGCCACGCAGGCGGCGGGCGGCTGCGCGACCTTGCCGCAGCAGCGGGCTACAGCGAGCGAAGGCTGCAGCAGCTCTTCCATGCCCACGTGGGCCTGCCACCCCGCACCTGGCGCCGTCTGCTGCGCCTGCACGCATGCCTGCGCCGGCTGCGCAGCGCGGGCGGCGCACCGGCGTGGGCGGCACTGGCCGACGAATGCGGCTTCTACGACCAGTCGCACCTCATCAACGAGTTCCAGGCCTTGTGCGGCATGACCCCGGCCGACTACTGGCGCAGCGCGATTGCGGGTTCTTCCAATACAGGAGGCCCGGGCCGGGACTAA
- a CDS encoding N-acetylmuramoyl-L-alanine amidase, with the protein MKVCIDPGHGMSNRQMGIFDPGATHVENGFLFREADIALRYGLALKDALRASGVEVFMTRDDATDHAPVGRRATMARNAGCTVLVSLHLNDFDDDSANGLEVLFRDADDRSLAQRLQSELLEVTGLRDRKIKQRNDLAVLKFDGTAVLIELGFIANDGDRAKLLDAQIRDAAVHRIAAVVMAHAAAPA; encoded by the coding sequence ATGAAAGTCTGCATCGACCCCGGCCACGGCATGAGCAACCGCCAGATGGGGATCTTCGACCCCGGCGCGACCCATGTGGAGAACGGCTTCCTCTTCCGCGAGGCCGACATCGCGCTGCGCTACGGTCTGGCGCTCAAGGACGCGCTGCGCGCAAGCGGCGTCGAGGTGTTCATGACACGCGACGACGCGACCGACCACGCCCCCGTCGGCCGACGCGCCACGATGGCCCGGAACGCGGGCTGCACGGTGCTCGTCTCGCTGCACCTGAACGACTTCGACGACGACAGCGCGAACGGTCTCGAAGTGCTGTTCCGCGATGCCGACGACCGCAGCCTCGCGCAGCGGCTGCAAAGCGAGTTGCTGGAGGTGACCGGCCTGCGCGACCGCAAGATCAAGCAGCGCAACGACCTCGCGGTGCTCAAGTTCGATGGCACGGCGGTGCTGATCGAACTCGGCTTCATCGCCAACGACGGCGACCGCGCCAAGCTGCTCGACGCGCAGATCCGAGACGCCGCGGTGCACCGCATCGCCGCGGTGGTGATGGCGCACGCC